A segment of the Rattus rattus isolate New Zealand chromosome 4, Rrattus_CSIRO_v1, whole genome shotgun sequence genome:
agaccttcatagaagacctcataccaatattatccaaactattccacaaaattgaaacagatggagcactaccgaattccttctatgaagccacaattacttatacctaaaccacacaaagacccaacaaagaaagggaacttcagaccaatttcccttatgaatatggatgcaaaaatactcaataaaattctggcaaaccgaatccaagagcacatcaaaacaatcatccaccataattaagtaggcttcatcccaggcatgcagggatggtttaatatacagaaaaccatcaatgtgatccattatataaacaaactgaaagaacaaaaccacatgatcatttcattagatgctgagaaagcatttgacaaaattcaacaccccttcatgataaaagttctggaaagatcaggaattcaaagcccatacctaaacatagtaaaagccatatacagcaaaccagttgctaacattaaactaaatagagagaaactggaagcaatcccactaaaatcagggactagacaaggctgcccactctctccctacttattcaatatagttcttgaagttctagccagagcaatcagacaatgaaaggagatcaaggggatacagattggaaaagaagtcaaaatatcactatttgcagatgatacgatagtatatttaagtgaccccaacagttccaccagagaactactaaagctgataaacaacttcagtctgggtataaaattacctcaaacaaatcagtagctttcctctacttcAAGGATAAATAGCttaagaaagaagttagggaaatgacaacattAGCAATAGTCCCAAAAAGtataaatatcttggtgtgactttaaccaagcaagtgaaagatctatatgacaagaactacaagtctctaaagaaggaaattgaagaagatctcagaaaatggaaagatctcccgtgctcagggattgataggattaatatagtaaagatggccattttgccaaaagcaatctacagattcaatgcaatcgccatcaaaactcctactcaattctttatagagatagaaagagcaatttgcaaatttatttcgaataacaaaaaacccaggacagagaaaactatactcaaccataaaaaaaaaattgctggggaaatcaccatctctgacctcaagcagtgaGGAATAGTGATAtataaactgtatggtattggtacagaaaaaaGCAcgtagagcagtggaatagaattgaagccctagaaatgaacccacacacctatggtcacctgatttttgacaaaggagccaaaaccatccaatggaaaaaagatagcattttcagcaaatggtgctggttctattggaggtcagcatgcagaagaatgcagatcgatccatgcttatcaccctgtacaaagcttaagtccaagtggatcaaggacctccataccCAAaagatcaaaccagatacactcaaactaatagaagaaaaaagtgggggtaagcatctggaacacatgggcactggaaaaaatttcctgaacaaaacaacaatggcttatgctctaagatcaagaattgacaaatgggacctcataaaactgcaaagcttctgtaaggcaaaggacactgttgttaggacaaaacgcaaccaacagattgggaaaagatctttaccaatcctacaacagatagagggcttatatccaaaatatacaaagaactcaagaagttagaccagggggagacaaccctattaaaaaatggggttcagagctaaacaaagaattcacagctgaggaatgccgaatggctgagaaacacctaaagaaatgttcaacatctttagtcataagggaaatgcaaatcaaaacaaccctgagatttcacctcacaccagtgagaatggctaagatcaaaaacttaggtgacgggttggggatttagctcagtggtagagcgcttgcctagcaagcgcaaggccctggttcggtccccagctccgaaaacaaaacaaaacaaaacaaaacaaacaaacaaaaaaaaaacaaaaaacaaaaaacaaaacaaaacaaaaaaaaaacctcaggtgacaacaaatgctggcgaggatgtggagaaagaggaacactcctccattgttggtgggattgcagattggtaaaacctttctggaaatcagtctggaggttcctcagaaaattggacattgaactacctgaggacccagctatacctctcttgggcatatacccaaaagatgccccaaaatacaacaaagacacatgatccactatgttcatagcagccttatttattatagccagaagctggaaagaacccagatgcccttcaacagaggaatggatacagaaaatgtggtacatctacacaatggaatattactcagctatcaaaaacaatgacttcatgaaattcataggcaaatggattgaactagaaaatatcatcctgagtgaggtaacccaatgacagaaaaacacacatggtaagcactcattgataagtggatattagccccaaagctcaaattatccaagatgcaatccacagaccataggaagctcaagaagaagaacgaCCAAAATTCatatgctcccattccttcttaaatgggggaacaaaaatatccataggaagggatagggaagcaaagtttggaacagcgagtcaaggaatggccattcagagtctgccccacatgtggcccatatacatatacagtcaccaaaactagataagatggatgaagctaaaatgtgcatactgaaagggaccagatatagatctctcctgagagatacaaccaGAGCACGTCCAACAtggaggcgaatgctagcagcgaaccactgaactgagaacaggaacccctttgggggaattagaggaaggattgaaagagcttgaaggggctcgagaccccatatgaacaacaatgccaaccaaccagagcttccagtgacgaaactactacccaaagactacacatggactgaccctgggctccaactgcatatgtagcagagaatagccttgttggggcaccagtggaaggggaagcccttgttcctgccaaggttggacccccagtgcaggggaatgtcggggggcaGTGGTAAAGGGGGGGTGAAttggggaaacacccttatgggggagggtgagaggatgggggcttatggacagtaaaccgggaaagggaataacatttaaatgtaaataaagaaatacatctaattaagaaaaagcacacaaaataaagttGTTACAGAGACTGAGATGCTGATGTAATGGCATTGAAATTACCTCACAGGCTAAGGAAATAGCGCACATACTATGATGCTGGTTACCTAAGTGAAGTAGAAAACATATATTAACGTTTGCTtactaaaataagataaatatctCATAAAATATCATGCAAACATTATATTCTCATTGGTGGAAAGGAGCTGGACAATTAGGGAAAACAAGTCACTGTACTGTTGACGAAAATTTATCCTGTGTGCTTCCCTACAGGAATGCATTGATCATTAATAGTTAATTACAACTTCATTGTTAATAATAAACGCCttataaaattaaagatgttctttcattgtgtctccAAAAACAtcacaatttatatatatacatatatgcacaagtGTTGAAAACAACTATGTCTATTACTTCATTCCCTactagatttgtttttttttttaatggatcgCTATTTGTAGGAATCTGTTACCTTCACTCTTCATAGTTATGTGTTGcagtacatgactttaatcccaattcttgggaaatagaggcaggcagatttttacGTATTGTGTCCAAAGTCAGTCAGTAGTATATAGTGAGAAGAtgactcaaaattaaaaataaaagtatttttcatgTCTGATCATGCCAAAACTATGTTCACTCATAAAGTAACAATAACTTGTGGTGTAATATCACATGGCGAGTTTTAAAGTTACGAACATACAAACGAATTTAAAACAagcaatgtttatttaaaattgtagTGATTAAAAATTAGGATGTTTTATGTAGTCATGTTAaggggggaggagttaggggatgttggccagcaagggggaggttgggagggaacccataaggaaaccgggaagggaataacaatcgaaatgtaaataagaaatactcaagttaataaagaaaaaaaaataagacgggaaaaaaaaaaaaaaaaaaaaaaaaaaggatgttttATGTAGTCATGTCAAACTCTTTTCCACTAGGTGGCAGTGCTGtcaagaagttagagaaaagaaaagaacgcGCTATCACTTCCAAAGCTGACCAATAGGTGTCTCTTTGCAACCACGTATCTCTGAGCTCACATATAAAATCCAGGCAGGTATAACATTTTCCAGTCTTTCCTGTTCATGGATAGACAGCATCATTGTTACCTGCAGAAGTGCAAGCCAAGCACTAAAGAGGTGAGCTCGAGGTGAAGGACTATTCACGTTGTCTCTACCCAGCAGGAAAGGAAACCATTAAActctaaagaggaaaaaagagattAAATACAGATGAGTAGCAGAATACACCCTATACAAATGTTTTATTCAAGTAAAGAAGAATCCCTACTTAAAAGATCTTGAATAGTGCTGACCAAACGTGCATGTATTTACTCAGCTAGTAGGATTCCTGCTCACTCCAGAGAGACAGATCGACAAAGTTAGTAGATATGGGTCTAGCGAATGGTTCCTTATGAATACACAGGAAATTATAAAAACCCCTAATCAGGGGATAGCATCCTCATATCATTTTCATAGGCATTGTTTTTATCCCAAATTCAATATgtgcaaatgtgcacacatatagaAGTGTGTCTAGTTTTAATGACATGAAAAACatgatctgtctctctctctctccccccatgtgtgtatatataattttttccatAATGCGATGATAGTCTTCAATATAAAATTCAAAGTATATAAGCAGAGTGCTGCATGGCCACAGGATTCTGCTAAATTTGCCTCTTATGCTAGAGAATATTTATCTAGTAAATTTATCTACtaaatttaattattatgtgTAATTAGCATGATTTCACATAGAGAAGCCCAGATACTAGAAGGAAatgttatttctataattttaaggGATAGTTTACTTTATCAGAGATTGAGTTGATTTAAAATTaaggaatgaaaatatatttctaaattctATATATAAACATGGGCAAATCCACAAAGGACATCACACCATTCTTAATAAATCTCcagttaatattataaaaatttattcCTATTTAGTAGATTTTAAAATCATTAGGACTTTGTGGTAATCTCCAGATGCTACAGACAAACCAATGACTTTTCATCACTTCACGTTGTTCACAACAGGTATTAATTATCCAGTCACGTGCTGTGCCTCCAAAGAGGGACGGGCACAGCACTATATAGGTTATCCTATTTCCTCATGGCCTAGGTATTTCACCTGAAAGTAGATTGACTTCATTTTCTTAACATAGCAGACAGCCTCCATTCActatctctctctatatgtgtgtatagtataaaTACCAGCTATTCCAAACAAGGCGTTTCTCTGCTGGAAGGAGCATGACCACCATTTCTtccctggaaagaaagaaagaaagaaagaatgaaagaaagaaagaaagaaagaaagaaagaaagaaagaaagaaaggaaaccagagccaggagccaggagagaAAAGTCCCCCAGGAATCAAGGAAGTCTTATGGAAAAGACTCAAATCATCTTGGTCAGCTACTCTAGAAAGTACAGGAAATTAGAGGATGAAAGAAATGAGATGGTATGAACTTCCTAAGGTCCCATGAGATCCAGGAATCAATTTTATGGAAAACACGTCAAGATTATCTTCCAGTAGGTTTAAGCCTGGAGAAGTTATGAGGCCCACTAAAAAGACCAAAGGAATTTGTGACCCTTTCTTTCCTtagattacattttaaaatcaaaatttccTTAATTTAACTTACCTAGTCTGACTTGGCTGGGGTTTTCTTCCACAAGAAGTATCTCTCTTATAAGTTATTTCTATAACCTACCTAATTAAGGAACATCAGTTTCTTTCCAGCTTAGGACTAATTTCTTGCATTAGGAAAGGCTACCAGCCATTaacttctatctatctatctgtctatctatctatctatctatctatctatctatctatctatctatctatctatctacctacctacctacctacctacctacctatctctgaatgtctgtatgtgtctgtctgtctctcagttctctcagtctctctttatatctatttctctccatttatatGAATACAGAATGAAGCATTTAAAAAGCTCTGCTGTCTAAGGAAAGATCTCTGCCCTGCACAAACAAAATCTTGTAGTCAGTGACCAAAGGCAGCACCCCAATCCACTGAAGTCTGAAGGGAGAAACTGTTATAACAGAGTCCTCCCAGCTGGCCTTGAGTATGAAGAACTTCCATTCTTGCATTTTCACTATATCAGTTTAATATCAATTGTCCTTTGCTGTGCCCAAGCAGATCTCTTGTTTACTGCAATTCATGTCATCAACTGGTGGACTCTCACCCTCCGGCGGTGGAACATTTCTCACATAGGTAAGGCATGAAACAGAGTAGTCAAGAGCTCAATCCTGGTTGGCACAATCTGGAACACACAGGTTACTTGACTGCAATCTGTAATTTAGCACCCGCCCCTGGGTCCTTGAGCACAGAGGGGCTGGTTTCCCTGTTTCTAATTCACTGGTTCTTTTGTAAAGCACAATgaatttctattaatttttaaaattgcaacaACTCACTTCAGCAGGTTATCGTTGTGTTACAGTTTTCAGTAAATACTTAACCATACTCTGGCATTCTTTGTTGTCATGTGGCTTTGTGCTCTCTCTCAATATTAGATCTCTAACACATGGTGTATTTTACTGGAAATTAGGTTGAAGGAGCAGGAAATCTTGCCTCTAAAGCAGGTGCCTGAATCTGAGCAAACGCACTAGAAACAGGCAGGCTCAGACTCCAGCTCTGATCCACACTCACCGTAGCTTGGGAAGAAATctaatacatttttttgttttcctgtctccTGCAGATTCAGTTCCCTTAATATAAGGATTCATATAAATTCCtttctgtatttgacatttaAATCACTGAGTATTgtaaagagaaagaggaatcATTGACATTAACTCAGGAAGTCTGTggctttccccctcccctgctcacaCTCCCATTTTCTCATCCCCAGATTAAGAAGTTATGCTGCCTGACAATGCACTTTTTTCTTGCAAGTCTCAACATTGCTGGTGGTATTCTGTTTCCGCTGTTTTCTTCTAGCACCtgttagggaaaaaaaatggttatatgggggtggggaggtgggggaattGGATTCTGCAGTTTTGTTGAAAAAGAGTCAGCTAACATCGAAATAAACAGAGGTGTCTGTGGGCATGGTGAAAAGTACAGTTTAAAAAGGAATCACTTCAGAGTATTTTTACACCTATCCCTATGTGCAAATGCAAGTGATCAGCTGACTGCTGGACTACCGAAACTGTCAGTCAAGAAGTAACTTGGCAAAGGGACTCTTTGTCATCTTTTAATGCAAACCAGGGATGGAGTGGGAGAAGGGGGAGGCTGTTGAAGACTCTTACTAAATAAAACACCATTAAATAGCAGCAGATATTATTTAAGAATTGTCAGTAGAGATtcataaatgctttttttttctatcactaAAATACCATGTGCTGCGAAGGGAGGAAATCTTGTCACGTGTCTTCATCAGCACTTCCCATGCTTCTTCCAGAGTTGCCTATTATCGGAATCTACACCAGCCTTCCCTTTCATCTTTGCACTCTTCCAGTTACTGGGATCGACTGAAAGGCATTGCTTTCAAGTGTCTAACGCAGCGATCAGCAAGTTAACTTTCTGGCTCGCTGCCCTAGATCTGCTGTGGCAGCTGCGGGGAGCCTTCATCTCATTTTCCCAAAACCAAGGGCCTACAGCTGCCTTGTGCAGTAAACCCCCTCCAAAATCACTTCCAAATATAGGCTCTCTGGCCGCTAGGGGCTGCGCGGTCCCCCTTCCTTCCCGCCCTCGCGGAGCCGGCAATGCCCACGTCAGGAACCCAGGTCGCCCTCGGGCGGCTCGCGGAAACCCGTGCCCGCGGTGCTCGAGAGCCGAGGTTTCCTTTCTTGaaaacattaaatgtattttgagcCTCCCCTGAATGCCATAAACAGTCCGTTTTGAACCAGAATAATTTAGTCCAGCAGATTCTTCCTCTATTAACAGCTGTTCCAGAAGGAGGAGCTGAAATCCGAGCCTCTTGGCTGGGATTGGCTGCTTCTAGCAAAAGCCAGGGAGAAGCCGCCTCCCGCCCGGGGAGCTCGGTCGCGCAGGCAGCCGCGGCCTCAGAGGCGTCCGCCCGTCCCCGCCGCACCTGAGCCACCGCGATGCGATAGGACCGCCGCCGGGACCGTTATCCGCCTGCCCGCCCGCCGCCACCATGCCGCGCTCCTTCCTCGTCAAGAAACATTTCAACGCCTCCAAGAAGCCCAACTACAGCgaactggacacacacacaggtacaaacTCGCTCTGTAAATCTGTGCGCGAGCAAACCGCGGTTCCATTGGAGCTCGGAGCACACACCGGGCTGCTCTCCTTTCAGTGCTGTGCTAAAACTGTCCTTGGAGTCTCTTGATTACCTAGGTcaagctttaattaaaaacatttgagCTCTCTGCTGACAAGGAAAGCCTCCTTCCAGTCGGTTGTGCAGAATGGTTCCCCGAGCCCGTGTGCACACCTAAGCAGTGCACGGACCCCAAGCGACCCTGTGCCCGGGCAGCTACCTCCTGGAGCCGAGCCCTGGGGAGGGCAGCTTGGTTCCTGTGTCGTTACCCCACATGCACAGCACAGCTAAAGTAGCCCATGCGTAAAATGAAAAGCAACTTTACAAAAAGTTTTAGAATATTGGCTAGTAGTTCGTTCTAAATTGGGACAGCAAAGTTAGTCCAGAATGAAGGTTGGGAACAGTCAGGGCAACTGTCAGCTTGCACAAGGACGGTAAGCTCAGGTGAAGGAAGATTTTCTCTTCATGTGTCCTTGTAAGGCTGCCTTCACTCCAGAGTCTTTACGGAATCTCCTGTGTGTTGTTGTGCGCTCCCTCAGACTGTGTACATATATTTACGAAATACTTGGCCTTAatattcctttctttccttccttttctttcttccagtgaTCATTTCTCCATACCTCTGTGAGAGCTACCCCATGCCTGTCATACCAAAACCAGAGATCCTCACCTCAGGAGCGTACAGCCCTATAACTGTATGGACATCAGCAGTTCCATTCCACTCCCCTCTGCCCAGCGGCCTTTCTCCTCTTACTGGATACTCCTCATCTTTGGGGCGCGTAAGCCCCCTGCCTTCATCTGACACTTCATCCAAGGATCACAGTGGTTCAGAAAGTCCCATTAGTGACGAAGAGGAGAGACTCCAGCCCAAGCTTTCAGACCCCCATGCCATTGAAGCTGAGAAGTTTCAGTGCAATTTATGCAATAAGACCTATTCTACGTTCTCTGGGCTGGCCAAACATAAGCAGCTGCACTGTGATGCCCAGGCTAGGAAATCGTTCAGCTGCAAATACTGTGACAAGGAATATGTGAGCCTGGGTGCCCTGAAGATGCACATTCGGACCCACACGTTGCCTTGTGTCTGCAAGATCTGTGGCAAGGCTTTCTCCAGACCCTGGCTGCTTCAAGGACACATTAGAACACACACTGGTAaggaaaatgtagaaaacaatGCCTCTCAGCTCAAACAGTGGTGGAGCTGTCTGTGGGGTGTCTGGAGGTACTGACAGGGGGTGCTTTTCATGAGGTGAACCACTGATTGTTGCTTTCTGCTCAAAAGCTTGTTAGAACAGCAAATGATCCATTCCAGCCTCTGCTCCAGGGACTGTAAACAGCATTTAGACTTTGGAAGTACATCCAGGAGATTTGGTCTCAAAGATCAGTTAGAAAGCAAGATCCAGGTACTTGATGTGTGTTCTGCAGAACTGCCCCCTGGTAGTCAATAAATACAAATGCCTGGCTCCTAGTGTTGATTTGATAAGCAGAGGGGGTTCCTATAGTTTTTTTGGCTACAGTTTCTGCTATGAATTCTGCCAACTCTTGAGTAAATGAGACTAAATTGGATCTGgctgtttgtttcattttctgttgctgatttaaaaaaaactcttagCATAAAACCATATCCAGGGAGTCATGGCATTTATCCAGTCTTAGTCATAATACATAATACGCAATACATACTGGAAATGGAGGGAGCCACTTATCATTGCTGCACCTGTTGAAGCAGAAACCCTTAGCAAGAGAAAGCCCTTAATTTTGAATGTGTTCCTATCTGGCAGAACTGAGGCTGTTtggctgatattttaaaattttgttttaaaaggccAAATAGGAATATAACATAACCGGGGATGGATATGATCAAGCTATGATAATTCTTATTCTTCTGATAAACTACTGTTGATGCTCattaatattatttgattttgTGTCCTGTAAAAAACTGACTGTCCTTTATTTTTCCTTACCCCACCTCAAACAGGGGAAaagcctttctcttgccctcaCTGCAATAGAGCTTTTGCAGACAGATCAAACCTGAGGGCACATCTGCAGACCCACTCTGATGTAAAGAAATACCAGTGCAAAAACTGCTCCAAAACCTTCTCCAGAATGTCGCTTCTGCATAAACATGAGGAATCTGGCTGCTGTGTGGCACACTGAGTGGCGCAACCAGTGTTTACTCAAACAGAATGCATTTCTTCACTCCaatgacaaatgacaaatgaaagTCCAAAGACAATTTCTCATGTGCTCACCAACcaaataatatacataaaaacacaaaagacacacacacacacacacacacacaccctacagaaCAGAATCTATGTACTTAAAGTTAATCTATTCTATGTgaagtttaaaatttatttactgaCAGCTAAATTGAAACATaagaatcttt
Coding sequences within it:
- the Snai2 gene encoding zinc finger protein SNAI2, coding for MPRSFLVKKHFNASKKPNYSELDTHTVIISPYLCESYPMPVIPKPEILTSGAYSPITVWTSAVPFHSPLPSGLSPLTGYSSSLGRVSPLPSSDTSSKDHSGSESPISDEEERLQPKLSDPHAIEAEKFQCNLCNKTYSTFSGLAKHKQLHCDAQARKSFSCKYCDKEYVSLGALKMHIRTHTLPCVCKICGKAFSRPWLLQGHIRTHTGEKPFSCPHCNRAFADRSNLRAHLQTHSDVKKYQCKNCSKTFSRMSLLHKHEESGCCVAH